One Limibacter armeniacum DNA window includes the following coding sequences:
- a CDS encoding DUF4625 domain-containing protein — MKFLKLSSIALLLFAFAACSESEEVDVVRPEIKSFSINGSRENVRVEAGETVNLTYRVTDDQALSEVKFYIHNGFDGHVHPSSRISADAPVPFTLNEVVKVNGTEDENTYSFTIPANTAAGPYHVKMDLIDQEGNEAEFIELLMEVYTSSQPELTVSTPQEGQVLALEMGDSFEIKGEAADAEGIWEIHIDLLKKHDNHASGRVAHEGAVLTNDIVECKGELTYTIDHIFTIETEDGSDLEPGEYELQIKVWDNDAQVEDWDGDGNVKVVYRDIILK, encoded by the coding sequence ATGAAATTTTTAAAGCTAAGCAGTATTGCCTTACTGCTGTTTGCCTTTGCGGCATGCAGTGAAAGTGAGGAGGTGGATGTCGTACGTCCTGAAATTAAGTCGTTTTCAATCAACGGAAGCCGTGAAAACGTAAGGGTTGAAGCAGGTGAAACTGTAAACCTTACCTACCGCGTTACGGATGATCAGGCACTTTCTGAAGTAAAGTTCTATATCCATAATGGATTTGATGGACATGTGCATCCTTCTTCAAGAATATCGGCAGATGCGCCAGTTCCTTTTACCTTGAATGAGGTAGTAAAAGTGAATGGTACTGAAGATGAAAACACTTACTCTTTTACCATTCCTGCAAACACAGCAGCAGGTCCTTACCATGTAAAGATGGATTTGATCGATCAGGAAGGCAATGAGGCTGAGTTTATTGAACTGCTGATGGAAGTGTATACCAGCTCTCAACCTGAACTTACAGTAAGTACTCCTCAGGAAGGACAGGTTTTGGCATTGGAGATGGGGGACAGCTTTGAGATTAAAGGTGAAGCTGCTGATGCAGAAGGAATCTGGGAAATCCATATTGACCTGCTGAAAAAGCATGACAACCACGCTTCAGGACGTGTGGCGCACGAAGGAGCTGTTCTGACCAATGATATTGTGGAATGTAAAGGTGAATTGACCTATACGATTGACCATATTTTCACAATTGAAACGGAAGATGGCAGTGACTTGGAGCCGGGTGAGTATGAGCTTCAAATCAAAGTATGGGATAATGATGCCCAAGTGGAAGACTGGGACGGTGATGGCAACGTAAAAGTTGTTTATCGTGATATTATCTTGAAGTAA
- a CDS encoding DUF3347 domain-containing protein, with translation MKTLFQTVLTAGIMVGTIACNTQTSDKQDHSAHNHSESMLHSTSENTIVSDDPLAAYLSIKDALVESDGEKANTAAKQLVNAIQEMEGELAQKILFDAEHIAETKDVKHQRDHFNTLSNHIYEIAKGASSKVTLYQQYCPMAMNNKGAYWLSTSKEIKNPYFGASMLTCGTVKETIQ, from the coding sequence ATGAAAACTTTATTTCAAACTGTATTGACAGCTGGTATTATGGTTGGAACGATTGCTTGCAACACGCAAACATCTGACAAACAAGATCATTCAGCACATAACCATTCTGAAAGTATGTTACACTCCACTTCAGAAAACACAATAGTATCCGATGATCCGTTAGCTGCCTATTTATCTATCAAGGATGCATTGGTGGAAAGTGATGGAGAGAAGGCAAACACAGCTGCCAAACAACTGGTGAATGCTATTCAGGAAATGGAAGGAGAACTTGCCCAAAAAATACTATTTGATGCTGAGCATATTGCCGAAACCAAGGATGTAAAACACCAGAGAGACCACTTCAATACACTTTCTAACCATATTTATGAAATAGCAAAAGGTGCTTCTTCTAAGGTGACATTATACCAACAGTACTGTCCTATGGCCATGAACAACAAAGGGGCTTATTGGCTCAGCACTTCGAAAGAAATCAAAAATCCTTACTTTGGGGCATCAATGCTAACTTGTGGCACAGTAAAAGAGACAATACAATGA
- a CDS encoding efflux RND transporter periplasmic adaptor subunit has protein sequence MRTDIKTSITIGTVTLLIGLLLGWLIFGGSNETNHDHSTANKEKGQVWTCSMHPQIRQSEPGDCPICGMELIPLSESEGHEDPMAINMSPTAMQLANVQTAMVGNTAPDKTVRLNGKVQADERMVYSQTSHMPGRIERLMINFTGEKVNRGKPIAYIYSPELVTAQQELFEAQKIKDSQPQLFKAAKEKLKNWKLTDRQIDRILSLGKPETSFPVLSDYSGYVMEKKINAGDHIMEGAVLYEIANLSRVWVLLDVYESDLPWVKKGDKVSFVVASLPGKSFEGTIDYIDPIIDAKTRVAQARTSIPNPNQELKPEMFVTGTVSAKIRQENEAISIPKTAVMWTGKRSVVYVKTTSDKGIAFQMRTVTLGPSLGENYLVKEGLKNGEEIAVSGTFSIDAAAQLAGKPSMMMPEGGQPMTGHDHGGKMDLKPEDEIVPLAINDGALKELDQLAVQYFEMKDALVNDDFKKAKDVGMKFSAAIGKVDMKLFKGEAHHRWMAYSEKLSKSLEHIGHTQSIEEVRKIFLPVSEQMIGLAQSLMSGSGTMYVQHCPMADNNKGADWLSLDSTVKNPYFGASMLTCGEVKMTLN, from the coding sequence ATGAGAACAGACATAAAAACTTCAATCACCATTGGTACCGTCACCTTGTTAATTGGGCTATTGCTTGGCTGGCTGATATTTGGAGGTTCCAATGAAACAAATCACGATCACAGTACGGCTAATAAAGAAAAAGGACAGGTATGGACTTGCTCCATGCATCCGCAGATCAGGCAATCAGAACCGGGCGACTGCCCCATCTGTGGCATGGAACTGATTCCGCTTTCAGAATCGGAAGGACATGAGGATCCGATGGCCATCAATATGTCTCCAACGGCGATGCAGCTGGCGAATGTACAGACTGCCATGGTAGGGAATACGGCACCTGACAAGACCGTACGTCTGAATGGTAAGGTACAGGCCGATGAACGAATGGTCTATTCACAGACCTCTCATATGCCGGGAAGAATCGAGCGACTAATGATCAACTTCACAGGGGAAAAGGTCAATAGAGGAAAACCTATTGCCTATATCTACTCGCCTGAACTGGTGACTGCGCAACAGGAGCTTTTTGAAGCACAGAAAATAAAGGACAGCCAGCCACAGCTTTTCAAGGCAGCCAAGGAAAAGCTGAAGAACTGGAAACTGACTGACCGTCAGATTGACCGAATACTGTCTTTGGGAAAACCGGAAACTTCTTTTCCTGTGTTATCTGATTACTCTGGCTACGTGATGGAGAAAAAAATCAATGCCGGAGATCATATCATGGAAGGGGCTGTACTTTACGAAATCGCTAACCTTTCCAGAGTATGGGTACTGCTGGATGTTTATGAGTCTGATCTTCCTTGGGTCAAGAAAGGGGACAAGGTATCTTTTGTGGTTGCTTCCCTTCCAGGTAAATCTTTTGAAGGAACCATAGATTATATAGATCCCATCATTGATGCCAAAACAAGGGTGGCACAGGCAAGAACCTCAATTCCTAACCCGAATCAGGAACTGAAACCTGAAATGTTTGTCACAGGTACTGTCAGTGCCAAGATCAGACAGGAAAATGAGGCCATTTCCATTCCAAAAACTGCCGTAATGTGGACAGGAAAACGCTCAGTTGTTTATGTCAAAACTACCTCAGACAAAGGGATTGCCTTCCAGATGAGAACGGTCACGCTAGGACCTTCTTTAGGTGAAAACTATCTAGTGAAGGAAGGTTTGAAAAACGGAGAGGAAATTGCCGTAAGCGGTACTTTCAGCATTGATGCGGCAGCCCAGTTGGCAGGTAAACCTAGCATGATGATGCCTGAAGGCGGACAGCCCATGACGGGACATGACCACGGAGGAAAAATGGACCTGAAACCCGAAGATGAGATTGTGCCATTGGCAATCAATGATGGTGCATTGAAAGAACTCGATCAGTTGGCTGTCCAATACTTCGAGATGAAAGATGCCTTGGTAAATGACGATTTCAAAAAGGCAAAAGATGTGGGAATGAAATTCTCTGCTGCTATTGGTAAGGTGGACATGAAACTCTTCAAAGGAGAAGCACATCACCGTTGGATGGCCTACTCAGAAAAGCTGTCCAAATCCTTAGAACATATTGGGCATACTCAGTCTATAGAGGAGGTCAGGAAAATATTCCTGCCTGTATCTGAACAGATGATAGGCTTGGCCCAGTCCCTGATGAGTGGTAGCGGTACGATGTATGTACAGCATTGCCCCATGGCTGACAATAACAAAGGAGCTGACTGGCTCAGTCTGGACAGTACGGTGAAGAATCCCTATTTCGGGGCTTCCATGCTGACTTGTGGTGAGGTAAAAATGACTTTGAATTAA
- a CDS encoding TolC family protein — protein MRRLTMLIGLLFLIGQQVYAQTFEDYFKEAAEHNPGLQSKYKEFEAAMQQVTQAKALPDPTFSFGYFISPVETRVGPQQAKFSLSQMFPWFGTLKAKGEVATALAESKYQAFLNTRNQLYAKVATAYYPLYELNQWRKIEQENIELLESFKNIATAKFRNGKGAMVDVLRVDLMLKEANTNLGILDKKEGSLQSWMNSLLNRSYDAPITIADTLQVKPLPIGYGRDSLLTANPEIGMANSKIEASTKAITLAEKEGMPKLGVGLDYVAVGTRSDMAVSDNGKDVLMPMVSVSIPLFRGKYKAAETQAQLQREQYILEKEETENRLVGSYYRNIFELERQADLITLYEQQISESKQALNLLFTAYSNSGEAFEEVLRMQQQLLLYEKTKAAAVASYHTLLAQLDALTGNLN, from the coding sequence ATGAGAAGATTAACCATGCTGATAGGACTGCTGTTTCTGATTGGACAGCAGGTATATGCACAGACATTTGAGGATTATTTCAAAGAAGCTGCTGAACACAATCCGGGGCTTCAATCCAAATACAAGGAGTTTGAAGCAGCCATGCAACAGGTGACTCAAGCCAAGGCACTGCCTGATCCAACATTTTCATTCGGGTACTTTATTTCGCCAGTAGAAACAAGGGTAGGTCCACAGCAGGCAAAGTTTTCCCTCAGCCAGATGTTTCCTTGGTTCGGAACCTTGAAAGCAAAAGGAGAAGTAGCCACTGCTTTGGCTGAGTCAAAATATCAGGCTTTTCTCAACACCCGAAACCAGTTGTATGCCAAGGTGGCTACGGCTTATTATCCGCTATATGAACTCAATCAGTGGAGAAAGATTGAGCAGGAGAATATCGAGCTGCTGGAGTCTTTCAAGAATATAGCAACAGCCAAATTCCGAAATGGTAAAGGTGCTATGGTAGATGTGTTGCGGGTAGACCTGATGCTAAAGGAGGCAAACACCAATCTGGGTATTCTAGATAAGAAAGAAGGTTCACTGCAAAGTTGGATGAATAGTCTGTTGAACAGGTCTTATGATGCTCCTATCACAATTGCGGATACTTTGCAGGTCAAGCCATTGCCGATTGGTTATGGCCGTGACTCCTTGCTGACGGCCAATCCGGAAATAGGCATGGCGAACAGCAAGATTGAGGCAAGTACCAAAGCCATCACGCTGGCAGAAAAAGAAGGAATGCCTAAACTGGGAGTTGGGCTTGACTATGTGGCAGTCGGCACTCGGTCAGACATGGCAGTCAGTGACAACGGAAAAGACGTGCTGATGCCTATGGTTTCAGTCAGTATTCCACTTTTCAGGGGCAAGTACAAGGCAGCTGAGACACAGGCGCAATTGCAGCGGGAGCAATATATACTGGAGAAAGAGGAAACTGAAAACAGGCTGGTCGGAAGTTACTACAGAAATATTTTTGAGTTGGAACGTCAGGCTGATCTGATCACACTCTATGAGCAGCAGATCAGCGAGTCTAAACAGGCATTGAACTTACTTTTCACAGCCTATAGCAATTCGGGAGAAGCTTTTGAGGAAGTGCTACGGATGCAGCAGCAATTGTTGTTATATGAAAAAACAAAAGCAGCAGCTGTTGCCAGCTACCATACCTTACTTGCACAACTAGATGCACTGACCGGAAACCTGAACTAA
- a CDS encoding efflux RND transporter permease subunit, protein MLNRIIRFFLENRLVTILLLIGMIMWGIVTAPFGWKMNFLPSDPVPVDAIPDIGENQQIVFTQWTGRSPQDIEDQISYPLTTYLLGIPGVKSIRSSSIFGFSSIYIIFNEDVEFYWSRSRILEKLNSLPAGLLPDGVQPALGPDATALGQVYWYTLEGRDKNGNPTGGWDLHEIRTVQDFYVKYALNAVEGVSEVASIGGFVQEYQVDVNPDALKSYNIPLTKVIQAVKQSNRDVGAKTIEINQAEYLVRGLGYIKKVEDLESAVVAVQNNVPIRIKDIGVVTLGPATRRGLLDKDGAEVVGGVAVARYGANPLQVINNLKDKIHEIAPGLPKKTLSNGVESQLTIVPFYDRSTLIHETLGTLEEALSLEVLISVLVVIVMVYNLRASLLITSLLPVAVLMVFIAMRYFGVDANIVALSGIAIAIGTMVDLGIVLSENIIKHLDEKSEQPLLETIYNASAEVSSAILTAVSTTIISFIPVFTMQAAEGKLFGPLAFTKSFALVAALIVALLILPTLAYWFFGIRFKNPKRSNQANLLLLIAGAVLMVLGHIWAGCMLLLFSGIALIRYKLNTSEITLPKPVNWLVRHGELIVAVLGVLWLLAEYWMPLGAGRSLMANGIFVLLTVGSILLLFTILEYYYKPILNWCLSHKVAFLSIPLFLIFFGVTGWLGFNTMFGFVANGFDRLGVNIRTNTVWSGLSHNFPGIGEEFMPSLDEGSFLLMPTSMPHSGVTYNRKIVGQLDMLLTNIPEVELTVGKMGRVESALDPAPISMYENVINYKSEYALNKKGHKARFKVNESDQFITFKGDTLSNEEALANGISSNDLVPDEDGLYFRNWRPQIKSPDDIWNEIVKVTKLPGVTSAPKLQPIETRLVMLQTGMRAPMGIKVYGPDLNTIEEFGLQLEQILKQVPSVKQEAVFADRIVGKPYLQLDIKRDEIARYGLSIEAVQEVIETAIGGMKITSTVEGRKRFPVRVRYPRELRDDPETLGNILVPTPTGAQIPLTQLVNLEYVRGPQAIKSEDTFLVGYVLFDKREGHAEVDVVHDAQQAIQARIADGSIKVPSGVNYRFSGSYENQVRAQKRLSIIVPVVLLIVFLILYFQFKSVTTSLMVFTGIAMAFSGGFIMLWLYGEPWFANFSFFGIHMRELFQIHTVNLSVAVWVGFIALFGIATDDGVLIATYLDQSFARNKTDNVQGIRLAVVEAGQRRIKPAVMTSATTIIALLPILTSTGRGADIMIPMAIPSFGGMVVAAITYFIVPTLYCWREELRLKRSQP, encoded by the coding sequence ATGCTTAACAGAATTATAAGGTTCTTCCTTGAGAACAGGCTCGTGACGATCCTGTTGCTGATAGGAATGATCATGTGGGGGATTGTAACCGCTCCATTCGGCTGGAAAATGAACTTTCTGCCATCGGACCCAGTCCCAGTGGATGCCATACCGGATATCGGGGAAAACCAACAGATTGTTTTTACCCAATGGACTGGGCGTTCTCCTCAGGATATTGAGGACCAGATTTCCTATCCTTTGACTACTTACCTACTTGGGATACCGGGAGTGAAGTCAATCAGAAGTTCTTCCATCTTCGGGTTTTCCAGCATTTATATCATCTTCAATGAAGACGTAGAGTTTTATTGGTCACGCTCCAGAATCCTTGAGAAGCTGAATTCACTTCCTGCAGGACTGTTGCCTGACGGAGTACAACCTGCCTTGGGACCTGATGCAACAGCATTGGGACAGGTGTACTGGTACACGCTGGAAGGTCGTGACAAGAATGGCAATCCTACTGGTGGTTGGGATTTGCACGAAATCAGAACAGTACAGGATTTCTATGTCAAATACGCCCTGAATGCAGTAGAGGGTGTATCTGAAGTGGCCTCTATCGGTGGTTTTGTACAGGAATATCAGGTGGATGTCAACCCTGATGCCCTGAAGTCCTATAATATCCCGCTCACCAAGGTGATACAGGCTGTCAAGCAATCCAACAGGGATGTGGGAGCCAAGACCATTGAGATCAATCAAGCTGAATACCTTGTGCGTGGACTGGGCTATATCAAGAAGGTAGAGGATTTGGAAAGTGCTGTGGTAGCAGTCCAGAACAATGTCCCCATCAGAATCAAGGACATCGGGGTGGTAACTTTGGGGCCTGCTACACGCCGTGGACTGTTGGACAAGGATGGTGCTGAAGTAGTCGGAGGTGTAGCGGTAGCCCGTTATGGAGCCAATCCATTGCAGGTAATCAACAACTTGAAAGATAAAATCCATGAAATTGCGCCCGGACTTCCCAAGAAAACACTTTCGAATGGCGTGGAAAGCCAACTGACCATTGTTCCGTTCTATGACCGATCTACCCTGATTCATGAAACACTGGGGACACTGGAAGAGGCACTGTCTCTTGAAGTACTGATTTCTGTACTGGTAGTAATTGTGATGGTCTATAACCTGAGGGCATCCTTGCTGATTACCAGTTTGCTTCCGGTAGCGGTTCTGATGGTGTTTATAGCCATGCGTTATTTTGGGGTGGATGCCAATATCGTGGCGCTCTCCGGTATTGCCATTGCCATCGGTACCATGGTGGATTTGGGTATTGTCCTGTCAGAAAACATTATCAAGCACTTGGATGAAAAATCGGAACAGCCCTTACTGGAAACCATTTACAATGCTTCCGCAGAAGTCTCGTCCGCTATCCTGACGGCTGTATCCACCACCATTATCAGCTTTATTCCAGTCTTTACCATGCAGGCGGCTGAAGGCAAGCTTTTTGGTCCATTGGCATTTACCAAGTCTTTTGCCTTGGTGGCGGCACTAATTGTAGCCCTGCTCATCCTACCAACATTGGCATATTGGTTTTTTGGTATTCGATTCAAGAATCCGAAAAGAAGTAACCAAGCCAACCTGTTGCTGCTGATTGCAGGAGCTGTGCTGATGGTGCTCGGGCATATCTGGGCAGGCTGTATGCTACTGCTGTTTAGTGGAATAGCACTAATCAGATATAAGCTGAATACTTCTGAAATAACGCTACCAAAACCTGTTAACTGGCTTGTCCGACACGGAGAATTGATCGTAGCAGTTTTGGGCGTATTATGGTTATTGGCTGAGTATTGGATGCCGTTAGGTGCAGGAAGAAGCTTGATGGCCAATGGCATATTTGTATTGTTGACAGTTGGATCAATCTTATTGTTATTTACCATTCTGGAATATTATTACAAGCCTATTCTGAACTGGTGCCTGTCGCATAAGGTAGCATTCCTATCCATTCCTTTGTTTCTGATATTCTTTGGCGTAACAGGCTGGTTGGGATTCAATACCATGTTTGGTTTTGTTGCCAATGGGTTTGACCGTTTGGGTGTCAATATCAGGACGAATACTGTCTGGTCAGGACTATCCCATAATTTTCCGGGGATTGGAGAAGAATTTATGCCGTCGCTGGATGAAGGTAGTTTCCTATTGATGCCGACTTCCATGCCGCATTCAGGTGTTACCTATAACCGCAAAATAGTGGGACAGCTCGATATGTTGCTGACCAATATTCCGGAAGTGGAACTGACTGTCGGTAAAATGGGACGGGTAGAATCTGCATTGGACCCTGCTCCCATCTCCATGTACGAGAATGTGATCAATTATAAGTCTGAGTATGCGCTGAACAAGAAAGGACACAAGGCAAGATTTAAGGTGAATGAATCAGACCAGTTTATAACATTTAAGGGTGATACCCTTTCCAATGAAGAGGCATTGGCAAATGGAATCTCTTCTAACGACCTGGTTCCGGATGAAGATGGCTTGTACTTCCGTAACTGGCGACCTCAGATCAAATCTCCTGATGATATTTGGAATGAGATTGTCAAAGTCACCAAGCTGCCAGGTGTTACTTCTGCGCCAAAGTTGCAGCCAATCGAGACAAGGCTTGTAATGTTGCAAACGGGCATGCGGGCACCAATGGGTATCAAGGTGTATGGACCTGACCTAAACACCATTGAGGAGTTTGGCTTACAGTTGGAACAGATTCTCAAACAAGTGCCAAGCGTCAAGCAGGAAGCTGTATTCGCTGACCGTATAGTGGGCAAACCTTACCTCCAACTGGATATCAAGAGGGATGAGATTGCCCGATACGGCTTAAGCATCGAGGCAGTTCAGGAAGTGATCGAGACTGCAATTGGTGGAATGAAGATTACCTCAACAGTTGAGGGAAGAAAGCGCTTTCCTGTAAGGGTGCGTTACCCCCGTGAACTACGTGACGACCCTGAGACTTTGGGTAATATTTTGGTTCCAACTCCTACCGGAGCACAGATTCCATTGACGCAACTGGTGAATCTGGAATACGTGAGGGGACCTCAAGCCATCAAAAGTGAAGATACTTTTCTGGTGGGATATGTCCTTTTTGATAAACGTGAAGGGCATGCTGAAGTGGATGTGGTTCATGATGCGCAACAAGCCATACAAGCTCGTATTGCTGATGGAAGTATAAAAGTGCCTTCAGGGGTGAATTACAGGTTTTCGGGTAGCTATGAGAATCAGGTTCGGGCACAGAAAAGGCTTTCCATCATTGTACCGGTGGTGTTGCTGATTGTATTCCTGATCCTTTATTTTCAGTTCAAGTCCGTTACTACATCCCTGATGGTATTCACAGGTATTGCCATGGCTTTCAGTGGCGGATTTATTATGCTTTGGCTTTATGGTGAGCCTTGGTTTGCCAACTTTAGCTTCTTTGGTATCCATATGCGGGAGCTGTTTCAGATTCATACCGTCAACTTGAGTGTAGCAGTCTGGGTGGGCTTTATCGCATTGTTTGGTATTGCAACAGATGATGGTGTACTGATCGCTACTTATCTTGATCAGAGTTTTGCCAGAAACAAGACGGACAATGTTCAGGGAATCCGCCTTGCTGTGGTGGAAGCGGGGCAACGGAGAATCAAGCCAGCAGTAATGACCTCAGCCACAACTATCATTGCCTTGCTACCGATCCTGACTTCAACAGGACGGGGAGCTGACATTATGATTCCGATGGCGATCCCTTCATTTGGGGGAATGGTGGTGGCAGCCATCACCTACTTTATTGTGCCAACGCTTTACTGCTGGAGAGAAGAACTACGACTAAAAAGATCACAGCCATGA